The following are encoded in a window of Oreochromis aureus strain Israel breed Guangdong linkage group 10, ZZ_aureus, whole genome shotgun sequence genomic DNA:
- the pds5b gene encoding sister chromatid cohesion protein PDS5 homolog B, producing the protein MAHSKARATDGKVTYPPGVKEISDKISKEEMVRRLKMVVKTFMDMDQDSEEEKELYLNLALHLASDFFLKHPDKDVRLLVACCLADIFRIYAPEAPYTSPDKLKDIFMFITRQLKGLEDTKSAQFNRYFYLLENIAWVKSYNICFELEDSNEIFTQLYRTLFQVINNGHNQKVHMHMVDLMSSIICEGDTVSQELLDTVLVNLVPAHKNLNKQAYDLAKALLKRTAQAIEPYITNFFNQVLMLGKTSVSDLSEHVFDLILELYNIDSHLLLSVLPQLEFKLKSNDNDERLQVVKLLAKMFGAKDSELAAQNKPLWQCYLGRFNDIHVPIRLECVKFASHCLMNHPDLAKDLTEYLRVRSHDPEEAIRHDVIVSIVTAAKKDLSLVNDALLNYVKERTLDKRWRVRKEAMMGLASIYRKYSLQGEGGREASKQISWIKDKLLHIYYQNSIDDRLLVERVFAQYMVPHNLETTERMKCLYYLYATLDTNAVKALNEMWKCQNLLRHHVKDLLDLIKKPKSEASNKAVFAKVMVITRNLPDPGKAQDFVKKLAQVLDDDERIRDQLETLVSPACSCKQAEVCVRDITKKLGSPKQPSNPFLEMVKFLLERIAPVHIDTESISALIKQVNKSIDGTADDEEEGVPTEEAIRAGLELLKVLSFTHPVSFHSAETFESLLGCLKMDDEKVAEAALQIFKNTGSKMEESFPHIKSVLLPVLQAKAKRGPPRQAKYAIHCINAMFSNRDTHFAQIFEPLHKSLDTANLEQLITPLTTLGHLAQLAPEQFAAPLKSLVANFIVKDLLMNDRIPGKKTTKLWVPDDEVSPETMAKIQGIKLMVRWLLGVKNNQSKSGNSTLRMLTAILHSDGDLTEQGKMGKPDMSRLRLAAACALLKLAQEPCYHEIITLEQYQLCALVINDECYQVRQCFAQKLHRGLCRLRLPLEYMAVFALCAKDPVKERRAHARQCLVKNVNIRREYLKQHAALSDKLFSLLPEYVVPYTIHLLAHDPDYVKVQDIEQLKEIKEALWFVLEIIMAKNENNSHAFIRKMVENIKQTKDAQAATDPKTNEKLYTVCDVAMHIIMSKSTTYSLESPKDPVLPSRFFTKPDKNFSNTKNYLPAEMKAFFTPGKPKSANVLGAVNKPLSSAGKQLQSKASRMETTSNDSSSNPGSPQRSKSRHDSTEMDHSENEDISLKRADSVDKDIEKPRGRKRGVTSGDDQESKPKRGRKKATANTTAAADSEDPWDEDNRPEDEQNSPPKKGRRGRPPKSATPSQDTPAKGRRGRKKAAPPPEEDEEEEEEDEERGEEEVEDEDEDDDRSSENMEVKTRGGRQARAPRRSQGSDSAESTPQKRRGRPPKSAQPAAKKPTRGGRWKAAATKDESEEEDEEEEEEEEEEEEDEPTPKGRKKAAGRRR; encoded by the exons ATGGCTCACTCTAAAGCTCGAGCCACAGACGGGAAGGTGACCTACCCCCCGGGGGTCAAGGAGATCTCTGACAAAATCTCCAAGGAGGAAATGGTCCGAAGGCTCAAG ATGGTTGTCAAGACCTTCATGGACATGGAccaggactctgaggaagagaAGGAGCTCTACCTGAACCTGGCCCTCCACCTGGCCTCAGACTTCTTTCTCAAACACCCAGATAAAGATGTGCGTCTGTTGGTGGCCTGCTGTCTGGCAGACATATTCAGGATTTATGCCCCAGAGGCCCCTTACACTTCCCCAGACAAACTTAAG GACATTTTCATGTTCATCACCAGACAACTGAAAGGCCTGGAGGACACTAAAAGCGCACAGTTCAACAGATACTTCTACCTGCTGGAG aACATCGCATGggtgaaatcctacaatatttGCTTTGAGCTTGAAGACAGCAATGAGATTTTCACCCAGCTCTACAGAACTCTCTTCCAGGTCATCAA CAACGGGCACAACCAGAAAGTGCACATGCATATGGTGGATCTGATGAGCTCCATCATCTGTGAGGGAGACACCGTGTCGCAGGAGCTGCTGGACACCGTGTTGGTCAATCTAGTGCCAGCGCACAAG AATTTGAATAAACAAGCCTATGACCTGGCCAAAGCTTTGCTGAAGAGGACTGCCCAGGCTATTGAACCCTACATCACCAAT TTTTTCAACCAGGTGCTGATGCTGGGAAAGACCTCAGTCAGCGATCTGTCTGAGCACGTTTTTGACCTCATCTTGGAGCTTTACAACATAGACAGCCACCTGCTGCTCTCAGTGCTGCCGCAGCTGGAGTTCAAGCTCAAG agtaatgataatgatgagAGGCTGCAGGTGGTGAAGCTGCTGGCTAAGATGTTTGGAGCCAAGGACTCTGAGTTGGCTGCGCAGAACAAACCACTCTGGCAGTGTTACCTGGGCAG GTTTAATGACATCCACGTGCCTATCAGATTGGAGTGTGTCAAATTCGCCAGTCACTGTCTCATGAACCACCCAGACCTGGCCAAAGACCTCACAg AATACTTGAGGGTCAGATCACATGACCCAGAGGAGGCTATTCGCCATGATGTCATTGTCTCTATAGTAACGGCTGCCAAGAAGGATTTATCTCTAGTCAACGATGCACTGCTCAATTATGTAAAGGAGAGGACTTTGGACAAGAGA TGGCGCGTGCGTAAGGAGGCCATGATGGGCCTTGCATCGATCTACAGGAAGTACTCGCTGCAGGGAGAAGGCGGGAGGGAGGCCTCAAAACAGATTTCCTGGATCAAAGACAAGCTGCTGCACATCTACTACCAGAACAGCATTGATGACag GTTGCTGGTGGAGCGGGTTTTTGCCCAGTACATGGTTCCTCACAACCTGGAAACCACTGAAAGAATGAAGTGTCTGTACTACCTGTATGCCACCCTGGACACAAATGCTGTTAA AGCTTTGAATGAGATGTGGAAGTGCCAGAATCTGTTGAGACACCATGTCAAAGACCTGCTGGACCTGATCAAAAAACCCAAG tctgAAGCATCCAACAAGGCTGTGTTTGCCAAAGTCATGGTGATCACAA GGAACCTGCCAGACCCTGGCAAGGCTCAGGACTTTGTGAAGAAGCTGGCTCAGGTCCTGGATGATGATGAGCGAATCAGAGATCAGTTAGAAACCTTGGTCAGCCCCGCGTGCTCTTGCAAGCAAGCTGAAGTCTGTGTG AGAGACATCACTAAAAAACTTGGAAGCCCCAAACAACCCAGCAATCCATTCCTGGAAATGGTGAAGTTCCTATTGGAGAGGATTGCTCCTGTGCACATCGACACAGAGTCCATCAG TGCTCTGATAAAACAGGTAAACAAATCCATAGATGGAACAGCTGATGATGAAGAGGAAGGTGTTCCTACTGAAGAGGCCATCAGAGCAGGGCTGGAACTGCTGAAG GTGCTGTCATTCACACATCCAGTGTCATTCCACTCTGCAGAGACGTTTGAGTCTCTGCTGGGCTGTTTGAAAATGGATGACGAGAAGGTGGCAGAGGCAGCGCTGCAGATCTTCAAGAATACAGGCAGCAAGATGGAGGAGAGTTTTCCTCACATCAAATC TGTTCTACTGCCGGTACTACAGGCCAAAGCCAAGAGAGGCCCTCCCCGCCAGGCTAAATATGCCATCCACTGCATCAATGCCATGTTCAgcaacagagacacacacttTGCCCAAATCTTTGAG CCTCTTCATAAAAGTCTGGACACTGCTAACCTGGAGCAGCTCATCACTCCTTTGACCACCCTGGGTCACCTGGCCCAGCTGGCCCCAGAACAGTTTGCCGCACCTCTCAAATCTCTAGTCGCCAACTTCATTGTGAAGGATCTGCTCATGAACGACAGG ATCCcaggaaagaaaacaaccaAACTTTGGGTTCCCGATGATGAAGTGTCCCCAGAGACCATGGCCAAG ATCCAGGGCATCAAGCTGATGGTGAGGTGGTTACTAGGCGTGAAGAACAACCAGAGCAAATCGGGCAACTCCACCCTGAGGATGCTGACTGCTATCTTACACAGCGATGGAGACCTAACAGAACAGGGCAAGATggg CAAACCAGACATGTCGAGGCTGCGGCTGGCGGCGGCGTGCGCCCTGCTGAAGCTGGCACAGGAGCCCTGCTATCACGAAATCATCACATTGGAGCAATATCAGCTGTGCGCGCTCGTCATTAAC GATGAGTGCTACCAGGTGCGACAGTGTTTTGCCCAGAAGCTTCACCGGGGCCTGTGCCGTCTGCGGCTACCGCTAGAATACATGGCAGTGTTTGCTCTGTGCGCCAAGGACCCCGTTAAGGAGAGGCGGGCTCACGCTCGCCAGTGCCTGGTGAAAAACGTCAACATACGCCGCGAGTACCTCAAACAGCACGCTGCCCTCAGCG ACAAGCTGTTCTCTCTGCTGCCAGAGTATGTGGTGCCCTACACCATCCACCTTCTGGCACACGACCCAGACTATGTCAAAGTACAAGACATCGAGCAGCTAAAGGAAATTAAAGA GGCTCTGTGGTTTGTCCTTGAGATTATCATGGCCAAGAATGAGAACAACAGCCACGCCTTCATAAGAAAAATGGTGGAAAACATCAAGCAGACGAAAGACGCCCAGGCCGCCACCGATCCCAAAACTAATGAG AAACTCTACACAGTGTGTGACGTTGCCATGCACATTATCATGTCGAAGAGCACCACCTACAGCCTGGAGTCTCCAAAAGACCCCGTGCTGCCATCACGCTTCTTTACCAAACCAGACAAG AACTTCAGCAACACAAAAAATTATCTCCCAGCAGAGATGAAGGCATTCTTCACACCAGGAAAG CCCAAGTCAGCTAACGTTTTGGGGGCGGTAAACAAGCCCTTGTCATCAGCGGGCAAACAGCTCCAGAGTAAAGCTTCTCGTATGGAGACCACCAGTAACGACTCCTCGTCCAACCCGGGCTCTCCACAGCGCAGCAAAAGCAG GCATGACAGCACAGAGATGGATCACAGTGAAAACGAGGACATCAGCCTAAAGAGAGCAGACAGTGTCGACAAG GATATCGAAAAGCCCCGGGGTCGTAAACGGGGCGTAACCTCCGGCGATGACCAGGAGAGCAAGCCGAAGCGTGGACGTAAGAAGGCAACCGCCAACACCACCGCGGCGGCTGACTCTGAGGACCCGTGGGACGAAGACAACCGGCCGGAGGACGAACAGAACAGTCCGCCCAAGAAAGGCCGCAGGGGCCGGCCTCCAAAGTCTGCTACGCCCAGTCAGGACACGCCTGCCAAAGGGAGGAGGGGGCGAAAGAAGGCAGCTCCTCCACccgaggaggatgaggaggaagaggaggaggacgaggagagGGGTGAGGAGGAAGTAGAGGATGAAGACGAGGACGACGACAGGAGCAGTGAAAACATGGAGGTGAAGACCAGGGGAGGAAGGCAAGCTAGGGCGCCACGACGATCACAGGG ATCTGACTCAGCAGAGTCCACGCCGCAGAAAAGGAGAGGACGTCCGCCTAAATCGGCTCAGCCGGCGGCCAAGAAGCCAAC GCGCGGTGGCCGATGGAAGGCAGCTGCCACTAAGGATGAGTCtgaggaagaagatgaagaggaggaggaggaagaagaggaggaagaggaggacgagCCAACACCGAAG GGTCGCAAGAAGGCAGCTGGGCGAAGAAGATGa